From Salvelinus sp. IW2-2015 linkage group LG18, ASM291031v2, whole genome shotgun sequence, a single genomic window includes:
- the LOC111978610 gene encoding 2-aminoethanethiol dioxygenase yields the protein MMPRDNMTSLVQKIGRQALVTFRNPSLVGDKAFLDNQGKLQTLMTEIRAADLKIAPRKVDCASTPLPHNPPVTYMHICETDQFSMGVFLLKSGASIPLHDHPGMYGMLKVMYGKVRITCFDRLDKSTNVASDTQFKPPLLPFQRDALRMSILRSVGEFTEESGPCILTPDRDNLHQIDAVDGPTAFLDILAPPYDPNDGRDCHYYKVLESDSEDKKAEAQGQKEVWLMEVPQPSDFWCGGEPYPGPEVNI from the coding sequence ATGATGCCTCGCGACAACATGACCTCCCTCGTTCAGAAAATTGGTAGACAGGCGCTTGTAACTTTTAGAAACCCATCTTTAGTAGGTGATAAAGCGTTTTTGGATAATCAAGGTAAACTCCAAACCCTCATGACTGAAATCAGAGCTGCGGATCTGAAGATTGCTCCAAGGAAAGTTGACTGCGCGTCTACACCACTGCCACACAACCCCCCGGTCACATACATGCACATATGCGAGACAGACCAATTCAGCATGGGGGTGTTTCTGCTGAAGAGCGGTGCTTCCATCCCCTTGCACGACCACCCGGGAATGTACGGCATGTTAAAAGTTATGTATGGCAAGGTCAGGATCACCTGTTTTGACAGGTTGGACAAATCAACTAACGTGGCCAGTGACACGCAATTCAAGCCTCCCCTGCTACCTTTCCAGAGAGATGCGCTGAGGATGTCAATACTCCGGTCGGTCGGGGAGTTTACAGAAGAGAGTGGCCCGTGTATTTTGACCCCTGACCGAGACAACCTTCATCAAATCGACGCAGTCGATGGACCCACTGCTTTCCTCGATATTCTGGCACCACCATATGATCCAAATGACGGTAGAGACTGTCATTATTACAAAGTTCTGGAGTCTGACTCGGAGGACAAAAAGGCTGAGGCTCAGGGYCAAAAAGAAGTTTGGCTCATGGAAGTACCGCAACCTTCTGATTTCTGGTGTGGTGGTGAACCTTACCCCGGCCCTGAAGTCAACATCTGA